A single window of Deltaproteobacteria bacterium DNA harbors:
- a CDS encoding alpha-glucan phosphorylase yields MLLDANVEGNSAEDRELTSRLYGGDNRIRIRQEILLGIGGARILQALNITPGVLHLNEGHSSFAILEEIRRIMEYDQIPFHRAHRRLSLYTAF; encoded by the coding sequence TTGCTGTTAGATGCCAACGTAGAAGGCAACTCCGCCGAAGATCGCGAATTGACTTCCCGCCTTTACGGCGGCGACAATAGAATACGCATTCGACAGGAGATACTGCTGGGGATTGGCGGTGCGCGTATTTTGCAAGCCCTGAATATTACGCCCGGAGTGTTGCATTTAAACGAGGGGCACAGTTCCTTTGCCATTCTTGAAGAGATCCGCCGAATTATGGAATACGACCAGATTCCGTTTCACCGAGCCCACAGGCGCCTTTCTCTGTATACCGCTTTT
- a CDS encoding LapA family protein, which yields MIFILASLAVIFITQNVAVVEVSFLFWSISMSRALLIFFLLVIGFTLGWFLHSYLSYRKSKDESANDT from the coding sequence ATGATTTTTATCCTCGCAAGTCTTGCCGTGATATTTATAACTCAAAATGTCGCTGTCGTTGAGGTTAGCTTTCTATTCTGGAGTATCTCAATGTCGCGTGCACTCTTGATATTTTTTCTATTGGTTATTGGATTTACTCTCGGGTGGTTTTTACACAGCTACTTGTCTTATCGGAAATCAAAGGATGAGTCAGCTAATGACACCTAA
- a CDS encoding DUF3417 domain-containing protein translates to MTGTNINLHERLRVLAMNLWWTWHPEVISLFTDLDPQLWRQVAHNPIALLNKITPEQVEERASELVLHSRINYAFRRLNEYLNEKDRTWGVMHCGNLNKRPAVYFSAEFGLHESLPIYSGGLGILSGDHLKSCSDMGIPLIGIGLLYNQGYFSQRLNKDGWQEQDYVNLDIND, encoded by the coding sequence ATGACAGGTACGAACATTAATCTTCATGAGCGTCTTCGTGTGCTGGCAATGAACCTTTGGTGGACGTGGCATCCGGAGGTCATCAGCCTTTTCACTGACCTGGACCCGCAACTTTGGCGCCAGGTTGCCCATAACCCGATTGCTCTTCTGAATAAGATCACACCGGAACAAGTTGAGGAACGAGCCTCCGAACTGGTGCTCCACAGCCGGATTAACTACGCCTTCCGTCGGCTGAATGAATATCTCAACGAGAAGGATAGGACATGGGGGGTCATGCACTGCGGCAATCTCAACAAAAGGCCGGCAGTCTATTTTTCTGCCGAATTCGGCCTGCATGAATCACTGCCGATTTACTCCGGCGGCTTAGGTATCCTGTCAGGCGACCATCTGAAAAGTTGCTCTGATATGGGAATTCCTTTGATTGGAATCGGGCTTCTCTATAATCAAGGCTATTTCAGTCAGCGCCTGAACAAAGATGGCTGGCAGGAACAAGATTACGTCAACCTCGATATCAACGACTAG